The genomic DNA CCTTCGTGGCCCTTTCCCTGACGACGTATTTCGGCCTCGACCAGCCCGGGCGCATCAGTTTCGTGCTCTTTGCCAGCATGCCCCTGGCCTGGCTCGGCACCCGTCTTGAAGCGCTGCTCAGGGAGCAGGACCGGAGCAACTACAATCGGCTGCTCAACTGGGTGCGCAATCCGAAAAACCCGCACCTGCCCTCGCTGATCGTCATGCGGTCGGTGGGTCGGACCTTTGTCCTGTCCGGGCTGGCCTTCTATGTGGCAGTCATCGCACTCATGTATGCGTTCAAGGCCTTCTTTGCCTTGTATCCGAGCCGATTGGATATCGGCGTCACCTGGCCCCACCTCTGGGTGGCGGCCACCCTGGGAGGCCTCATGGCGCTCAGGCTCAAGCGTGCCTATGCCGTTTTGGCGGCGGGAATATTTCTTTTCATGATTTTCATCTTTTGGGGCAGGTTTTAGCTTGGCAGCCGGGGTTGATTGTGATATTCGTCACATTCTCTTTCGCTGGCGTACTATCCTGAGTTCAGGACTAATCAATTAGGAGGACTTGATATGGCTATTCTGGTTGTAGGACACAAGAACCCCGATACCGACACCGTCGCTTCCGCGATTGCTGTCGCCGATCTTTTCACCAAACGCGGCATGGCCGCCAAGGCGATCACCCAGGGCGAAATCGCTCCTGAGACCGCGTTTGTGCTGAAGAAGTTCGGTCTTTCCGCCCCCGCCATCGTGACCGACGCGACCGATCAGAAGATCATCCTCGTCGACCACACCGACATCTCCCAGACCATCGACAACCTGGACAAGGGCGAGTTGGTCGCTGTTGTCGACCACCACAAGCTGGGCGATGTCACCACCTCCAACCCGCTCGAGATGTGGGTCTGGCCCGTGGGCTGCTCCGCCACCGTCATCAAGAACATGTACGATTTCTACAATGTGGCAGTCCCGGCCAAC from Pseudodesulfovibrio aespoeensis Aspo-2 includes the following:
- a CDS encoding PTS sugar transporter subunit IIC is translated as MFSLFRFALTIGLLERPLVIGLFWGLATGDMETSLCISIFFELFWLDLIPVGTYIPPHLTVATFVALSLTTYFGLDQPGRISFVLFASMPLAWLGTRLEALLREQDRSNYNRLLNWVRNPKNPHLPSLIVMRSVGRTFVLSGLAFYVAVIALMYAFKAFFALYPSRLDIGVTWPHLWVAATLGGLMALRLKRAYAVLAAGIFLFMIFIFWGRF